In the Clostridium gelidum genome, TCCTTCTTCAATTATTAAGCTATATGCTGATATGTGATCCGGTTCAAGCTTTGCTATTTCCGTTAATGATTCTTTCCAATCTTCAATAGTTTGATTTGGTAATCCAAACATTAAATCTATATTTATGTTGTCAAATCCTATATCTCTAGCTAAATAATAGTTGTTTCTAAATTCCTCATAACTATGTATTCTTCCAATCTCTTTTAAAATAGAGTTCTTTGTGGATTGCAACCCCATACTGATTCTATTTACATTATATTTTTTCATAATATCCAGATTTCTTTTATTCAACGTTCCCGGATTACATTCAACAGTAAATTCCAAATTTTCCTTTAAATTTAATTTATTTATAGTATCTAATAAACTTTGTAAACTTGATTCATTTAAGTAAGAAGGCGTCCCACCACCAATAAATATGCTATTTATACTATATTTTTTAGCTTTTTGTAATATTTCTTTATTTAATGCATCTACATATTCATCCATAAATTTTTCTTTTCCCGAATAAGATGGAAAATCACAATAAAGACATTTTTGTTTACAAAATGGAATATGTATATATAAAGATATTTCTCCCATTATAATCCTCCTAAAAATTCTTTTTGATAGGTATTGCGTAACATAGCTAACCCTAATGAATACTCAGGTTAATTGTACAAACTACCGAAATAACGGTCATGCTATTGCAGTTAGGCATATGAAAGAAAATAACAAGTCCAAAATTCGATGTATATTTTGCGTCAGACGAGGAAGTATGTTTACCTCATAGCGGGCTATTATGTGAACATACTGACGAAGTATGACACGAAATAGACTAGCATATTGACTTGTTATTTTTTTGATTTTGCCTTATTCCTATACAAAGAAAGAGAATACATACGTGTGGAGCAGGCATTGAAAAATGAGCTGATGGCATATCTCAATGGAAAGTTGTTCCATTTAGATATACCCAGCGAAGTTTTTCTAGTCCTGCGGAACATGTTTGTATTCTCTTTCGGAGGGCTATCGCCGCACTTTAAATAATCCGCAATATCCGCATATTGTGAACTTATTTATGCTAGTAATTTTTCTGCTTGTTCTTTTAGTAAATTAATTTTGCTTTCTGCATCAACAACTGAAAAGCCATATACATCTACGAAGTTATAGAAATAATTAGCAAAAGATATTCTTTTATCACGTTTTATCTCTAATTTTCCGCCTATTCCTTCTAAAAATTCCACTTCTTTTTCATCGTATTCTCCATCAATAAGCGCAAGACCTATTAACTCAAAATAAATAATATTTTTCTTTCTTTCAGAAGAATTTTTTAATTTTTCATATATGGAATTTAAATTTGCGTCTGGTATTTCATTTTCTTTTATACTTAGTTCCTCAAGATAATCAGTATAAAGATTCTTTTCTTCTTTTGCGAAAGTATTGTCTGAATTTGCAAGACCTTTGACCAATTGCATAAAAGCAATTCCTTCATTTTTACTTAATTCATTTAAAAACATTCAAACCCCTCCTAAATTTCTATCAACAAAAAATTATTTGTATAATACTAATTATTATTATACAAATAATTCCTTAAAATTAATATATTTTTCTTTCATACATTTATATTTTTTTATTATACTCAATTGGAATTTTGATTAATTCCCCTAATTTATATGTATGAAATACCCCATTATATTTATCTGATAGCTAGCATCCGTAACACTCCCACTTCTTAAAGTGGGAGATAACGGCTGCACGCTCCTAGATAAGTTCAACTAAGATTCAGATGGGGATCAAACCCCACCTGAATCAAGTTTCACTTGATTAATCTACCTTTAAGATTGCCATAAATGCTTCTTGTGGAACTTCAACAGATCCGACCTGTCTCATTCTCTTCTTTCCTTCTTTTTGCTTTTCTAAGAGCTTCTTCTTTCTTGAAATATCTCCACCATAACATTTAGCTAATACATCTTTTCTCATAGCCTTTACAGTTTCTCTTGCTATAATCTTACCACCAATTGCTGCTTGAATTGGAACTTCAAACATTTGCCTTGGAATTGCTTCTTTTAATTTTTCAACTATTCCTCGTCCTTTATGATATGCTCTTTCCTCTGGAACTATCATTGATAATGCATCAACTATCTCAGCATTTAATAATATATCTAACTTAACTAGTTTAGTTCTAATATATCCTTTTAATTCATAATCTAAAGATGCATATCCTTTAGTTCTAGATTTTAGAGTGTCAAAGAAATCATATATTATTTCATTTAGTGGAATATCATATTTTACAACTGCTCTAGTTTCTTCTACATATTCCATATCAATATATACGCCTCTTCGGTCTTGGCACAATTCCATAACCGATCCAACATAATCTTTCGGAGTAATTATAGATGCCTTAACCACTGGTTCTTCCATATAATCCACTTCAGTTAAAGGTGGTAGATTAGTTGGATTTGTTATTTCTAATATTTCACCATCTGTTTTGATTACTTTATATATAACTGATGGTGCAGTTGTAATTATATCTAAATTAAACTCTCTTTCAACTCTCTCTTGAATTATTTCCATGTGCAATAATCCTAAGAATCCACATCTAAATCCAAACCCTAAGGCCATCGATGTTTCTGGTTCAAAGTTTAATGCTGCATCATTTATTTGCAATTTTTCTAGAGCTTCTCTTAATTCATCATACTTTGCTCCATCCACTGGAAATATTCCCGAATAGACCATTGGTATAGCAGGTTTGTAACCTACAAGTGCCTTTTGTGTTGGTCTATTAGCTTCTGTTATTGTATCGCCAACTCTAGCATCTCTAACATTTTTAATTGACGCTGTTACATATCCAACATCTCCTGCTATTAATTCATCAATTGGAAGTACTCCAGGAGTAAATACACCTACTTCTGTAACCTCATAAAATTTATTAGTCGCCATAAGCTTAATTTTGCTTCCAATTTTTACTTTTCCATCCATTACTCTTACTATGCACACAACACCCTTATAGCTATCATAATATGAATCGAAAATTAATGCCTTTAAAGGTGCTTCTTCGTCCCCATCTGGTGACGGTATGTTCTTAACAATATATTCTAGCACATCGCCTATATTAAGTCCTGTCTTGGCAGATATCATTGGTGCTTCTGATGCGTCTATTCCTATTACATCTTCAATTTCTTTTTTAATTTCTTCTGGTCTTGCAGATGGTAAATCAATCTTATTTATTACTGGTGCAATTTCCAAATTATTATCTAATGCCAAATAGCAATTAGCTAAAGTTTGAGCTTGAACACCTTGCGTTGCATCAACAACTAATATAGCACCTTCACAGGCTGCTAAACTTCTTGACACTTCATAATTAAAATCCACATGCCCTGGAGTATCAATTAAATTAAAAATATATTCTTCACCATTATCTCTTTTATATATAAGTCTCGCTGCTTGAGACTTTATTGTAATTCCTCTTTCTTTTTCTATATCCATATTATCTAGAACTTGTTCTTCCATTTCCCTTTTAGTTAAGGTCCCTGTAGTTTCAAGTAATCTATCAGCAAGGGTTGACTTACCATGATCAATATGTGCTACTATTGAAAAATTTCTTATATGTTCTTGTCTTACACTTTTCATACGCATAACTACCTTCTAACCTTAAGGCAGTTCATTCACCCCCGTTATAATTAAATCAGCTAAATTATAACATACATCCATTTAAAAAGGCTACAAGAAAATCTACTTGCAAACTTTTCTATGATAATTACATATAAGTTTATCTGCTAGCTCCTAGATAAGTTCAACTAAGATTAACTTAATTTCATAATTCCTTTATGCTATAAGTTCTCAATTGTGTTTTACACTTTTTCATATATGTATATTATTAAAAATTCCTTGTATTTTTTTTATAAAATCAGATTCATTTCTTATTTTAAAATTACTATCCCCTAGTCTAACCAATATGTCTTTTTCTGATTCTTTATAAATTTTTAAAAATGAATTATCTTTTATGAAATTTGAAAAATCTTCTCCAAATTTTTCACTTACAAGTTTATAATTTTCATTTGTATTCCCAAGAGGTGATAATGCTTTAGTATTAATCACATCAATTTTAATAATTCCAACTAAGACCGAAAATAAAATTAAAATTGCTGGTACTACTTTTTTAAATATGTAACCCTTAAAAATATTCTTCAATAAATAAACACCCTTTTCAATTAGTTGATTTATTTTTTAACTATCCCTAAAACTTTCTTTATTTTTTCTATTTACATTCTTTCCATATTTATAAAGTATTATTCATTAATCTAAATTATTATGTTATCGATGCATATTTACAGGTAATTTTCTACTGTATCACTATGTTACGTATTGTTTTATAATATCTAACTAAATGCTTTGGATTTTTATATGTGTAAAAATTCTGATTGTGTTATTGAACTTTTTTTATTGGTGCATATTATTTGAGAATATATATACTATTTTCAATACTTAAGAGTCTATCAAAACAGAGAAATTGGATACATGTTTGTTAAATCGGCATTAGAAAATAAGCTGTTGAAGCCTCTTAATGGCAGGTTGTTCCATTTATTGCTTGTCCTAAGCTCGTCTTAGGATCATGCAGAAATGGGTGCAACCTGCCATTTAGAAGCTTCCAGCGAACTTTTCTTAGTCCGATGGAACACACATGTATCCAATTTCGGAGGATTATACGCATAAGTGCAATTTTCACCCTTGGTATCTATTTATTTATAATTTCTGCAATTACTCTGGCCATACATTCTGCCGTAACTTTTGATTCTTGTGGGGTATTTTTATTGGCACCTATTTCAAAAAGCAAGCATCCATCGCTCTTACTTTGATTAAATGCCTTAATCCCCCTAGGATAAGTAAATATTTTTATAGGCAAACTTGGAAATAATTCACCTGTTTTATTAAATATTTTTTCTGTAAGCGCTTTATTTTTAGGATATCTTGTACTATTTTCAGCATTAACAAACATTATTTTAGATGCACTCATACCATAAATTTCTGTTGTTGTTGCAGCTTTATTTTCCAATGAATCTCTATGCAAGTCTATAATCATTTTAAAATCCCCATATTCTTTCAAGTACTTGTCAACTGTTTCTCCAGATCTTGTATAACTATCATTATAAGAAATACAGTGATCTGTTTTATCATGTATTACCGAGATTCCATAATTCCCCTCAAGTTCATTTGCAAGAACATCTCCAACTCCCACAACATTTATATTTTCATCCGAGCTTTCTGATTCAGTGCCATAACTTTCAGTTGTATGAGTGTGGTATATCAATATTTCTGGCTTTGACTTATTTATTTCCTTTTTCAAACTTGGATTGTAAATTTGTGTATTTTTACTATCATTATTTACAGGCAACTTAGAAATACTATCTTCACTTACTTGGAACGGATTAAAGGTAAACACTGATTTAGTGTCCGTATCATCTATATCATAAAAAAAGCTATTTTCATTTTGTATTATTCCTCTATAGCTAAAATTGTTTAAACCTAATACTTCAAAGCAAACATTCCTTAGCGAAAGCTTATTTTCAGCATAAGTCCCTTCATCATAAACTTGAGATTGTATTATTGGCATTCCTAAATTTAATAATTGAACATAAGCAAAGGCTCCTCTTTCTCTATTATTTTTTAGAATATTACCAAGTCTTATAAAAAAAATACTTAAAAACAAAATGAGAACTACTATACCTATATTTATATTCGGTTTTACTTTTATTTTTTTATTTATGCTATTTCTTCTTTCTCCTCTGCTCATATATATCACCATTCTCCCCCCTTGTACTCTTTTATAATTATATTAATAAATTTACATAATTATTCTAATTAAATTGGGAGTAGAAAATGAAGATTAACAGTATTCTAAATATAAATAGTAAATGCACCAAGACGAGCTTAGTGCATTTACTATTATTTATTTATTTGTTTATTATTTAAGTCCTTGTTCATAGCTTTCTACCATATGTTTAACCATGTTTCCACCAACACTTCCATTTTGTCTTGAAGAAAGGTTTCCTTTATCAACGTTTTCATAATCACTTAATCCAACTTCAGATGCAACCTCAGTTTTTAATCTGTTTAAACCTTGTCTTGCTTCTGGTACTAAAGTTCTGTTACTTCCACTATTGTTTGAAGCCATATAAATCTACCTCCTCAAAATCTTATTATTTATTATCTACCGGCATTAATATATTAACCACTATTCAAAATTATAATCTATTTAAATGCTGACAAAGGTAGAATTAATAGCTTGTATTAGATAACTTTAGATATTTTTCCTTTATAGTTCTTTATAGTTTCTCTATATGTAAGCTATTTCAACCCATAAATTTATTAATTTCCTCCATATTCATGTTAGGTTGCACAGCCATATTTATTCCATTGGCTATTATTTTTGATAAAGAATTAATAACTAAATCAATATCTTTTGGTGTAACTATCATGTCTGTACTAACTTGTGATGATAATACTTCCTTAATAAGATTCTCCTTTTCATTTTTATCTAAAGATTTTAGCATTTTATAAAAATCAGTTCCACTTGAGGAATTGCTTATTAGTGAATCTACAACTAAATCTATAGTATCATTAGCAATTGTAATTGCATCTACAACTGTTGGTACTCCTATAGCAATAACTTTAACACCCAAGTTTTCTTCATTTATCTGCTTTCTATTATTTCCAACTCCAGCACCCGGAGCTATTCCTGTATCTCCAATTTGGATTGTTGTATTTACTCTTTGAACCCGTCTTGCAGCTAATGCATCTATGCATATTACTAAATCTGGTTTTATTTTTTCCACAACACCCTTAATTATTTCCACAGTTTCAATACCTGTAACTCCTAGTACTCCAGGGGATATTGAACAAACTGGTCTAACAGAGTCATCAATTACTTCAGGCATTACTGCACTTAAATGTCTTGTTACCATTATTTTTTCTGTAACTTTTGGACCTAATGCATCTGGAGTTACCTGCCAATTTCCAAGACCTACAATTAAAGCAGTTTTTTCAGTGTCAATTTTTATTAATCTTCCTAAAATTTCTGATACTACTTCTGAAACTCTATTCATAGTTTCTCCATCATAAATAGTAAAATCAGGAATATCTATAGTTATATAATTCCCTTTTGGTTTTCCAATTTTTTTAGATCCTTCTTCATTTTTTACTTTTACTGTAGTTACCTTAATATCTTTTTCACTTTCTTCAATAACTTCTATTCCATCAATATCACCCTCGTCCTTATGGTTTGCTTTATAGATTTCCCTTGCTTCAAGTACTAGGTCTGTTCTAACATTTATCATATAAACACCTCTTTATATATTTAGTCAGTCTTATTTTTCCTTTTTCTTTGAATTTAATACTTGAATTACATAACTTCTGATGCTA is a window encoding:
- a CDS encoding alpha/beta-type small acid-soluble spore protein; this translates as MASNNSGSNRTLVPEARQGLNRLKTEVASEVGLSDYENVDKGNLSSRQNGSVGGNMVKHMVESYEQGLK
- the lepA gene encoding translation elongation factor 4, producing the protein MKSVRQEHIRNFSIVAHIDHGKSTLADRLLETTGTLTKREMEEQVLDNMDIEKERGITIKSQAARLIYKRDNGEEYIFNLIDTPGHVDFNYEVSRSLAACEGAILVVDATQGVQAQTLANCYLALDNNLEIAPVINKIDLPSARPEEIKKEIEDVIGIDASEAPMISAKTGLNIGDVLEYIVKNIPSPDGDEEAPLKALIFDSYYDSYKGVVCIVRVMDGKVKIGSKIKLMATNKFYEVTEVGVFTPGVLPIDELIAGDVGYVTASIKNVRDARVGDTITEANRPTQKALVGYKPAIPMVYSGIFPVDGAKYDELREALEKLQINDAALNFEPETSMALGFGFRCGFLGLLHMEIIQERVEREFNLDIITTAPSVIYKVIKTDGEILEITNPTNLPPLTEVDYMEEPVVKASIITPKDYVGSVMELCQDRRGVYIDMEYVEETRAVVKYDIPLNEIIYDFFDTLKSRTKGYASLDYELKGYIRTKLVKLDILLNAEIVDALSMIVPEERAYHKGRGIVEKLKEAIPRQMFEVPIQAAIGGKIIARETVKAMRKDVLAKCYGGDISRKKKLLEKQKEGKKRMRQVGSVEVPQEAFMAILKVD
- the hemW gene encoding radical SAM family heme chaperone HemW; protein product: MGEISLYIHIPFCKQKCLYCDFPSYSGKEKFMDEYVDALNKEILQKAKKYSINSIFIGGGTPSYLNESSLQSLLDTINKLNLKENLEFTVECNPGTLNKRNLDIMKKYNVNRISMGLQSTKNSILKEIGRIHSYEEFRNNYYLARDIGFDNINIDLMFGLPNQTIEDWKESLTEIAKLEPDHISAYSLIIEEGTHFYNLYEKDKLKLPNEDIERMMYLSTKDILNKYGYHQYEISNFARIDKECFHNKVYWKCNEYLGLGVSASSFVDEKRIKNIDDIEKYIEKINKNETVIEEIHENDINDDMEEFVFMGLRMIEGIKINEFKKKFNKDIYEVYGDIIEKNIKKELLICNSDKLFLSSRGMEISNYVMSDFILS
- the gpr gene encoding GPR endopeptidase, encoding MINVRTDLVLEAREIYKANHKDEGDIDGIEVIEESEKDIKVTTVKVKNEEGSKKIGKPKGNYITIDIPDFTIYDGETMNRVSEVVSEILGRLIKIDTEKTALIVGLGNWQVTPDALGPKVTEKIMVTRHLSAVMPEVIDDSVRPVCSISPGVLGVTGIETVEIIKGVVEKIKPDLVICIDALAARRVQRVNTTIQIGDTGIAPGAGVGNNRKQINEENLGVKVIAIGVPTVVDAITIANDTIDLVVDSLISNSSSGTDFYKMLKSLDKNEKENLIKEVLSSQVSTDMIVTPKDIDLVINSLSKIIANGINMAVQPNMNMEEINKFMG
- a CDS encoding stage II sporulation protein P, yielding MIYMSRGERRNSINKKIKVKPNINIGIVVLILFLSIFFIRLGNILKNNRERGAFAYVQLLNLGMPIIQSQVYDEGTYAENKLSLRNVCFEVLGLNNFSYRGIIQNENSFFYDIDDTDTKSVFTFNPFQVSEDSISKLPVNNDSKNTQIYNPSLKKEINKSKPEILIYHTHTTESYGTESESSDENINVVGVGDVLANELEGNYGISVIHDKTDHCISYNDSYTRSGETVDKYLKEYGDFKMIIDLHRDSLENKAATTTEIYGMSASKIMFVNAENSTRYPKNKALTEKIFNKTGELFPSLPIKIFTYPRGIKAFNQSKSDGCLLFEIGANKNTPQESKVTAECMARVIAEIINK